Proteins encoded by one window of Rhodamnia argentea isolate NSW1041297 chromosome 6, ASM2092103v1, whole genome shotgun sequence:
- the LOC115741233 gene encoding protein PLANT CADMIUM RESISTANCE 6-like: protein MGNPQADSSDIYQQDQADYNVQIQYNVQVSYDDNSNDPAYYNPNPQGDPSYQPLQSDDGGGGGGPDPQYHQDDAANNHQQQQQEHFQPPLQQQQQKKQQFQPPQHQQHQQQQLEPPQLQQQFGPSLPQFNQPYAAALPPRPVAQFPPQSPQMNPAYANQGAYPPQQQPSYPTATGAPQQYPSQQQPQYAQQSVPQAYPPNSPPPKPYPPSPAYQQQPAAQPVQFPPPAGGVAQYAAMPPSPIKPGVQGYNGAAQGIPMQPNMMGSVNTEGWRTGLFDCMDDPMNTAITFFFPCLTFGQVAEITDNGTTSCAMGALMYGLIGAFIGMPCIYSCMYRSKLRNKFGLVESPAPDWIVHCLCEPCALCQEYRELNRRGWDPSIGWLGNVQKQQRMQQQPQVAMVPPMNQTMMA from the exons ATGGGAAACCCTCAAGCAGACTCTTCAGATATTTACCAGCAAGACCAAGCAGATTACAATGTCCAAATTCAGTATAATGTCCAGGTATCATACGATGATAACAGCAACGACCCGGCTTACTACAATCCGAACCCACAAGGTGACCCGTCGTATCAGCCCCTCCAATCGGAcgacggtggtggcggcggcggcccaGATCCACAGTACCATCAAGACGACGCTGCAAATAaccaccagcagcagcagcaggagcACTTCCAACCGCCTctgcagcaacagcaacagaaGAAGCAACAGTTCCAACCACCTCAGCACCAACAGCATCAACAGCAACAGCTCGAACCACCTCAACTACAACAGCAGTTCGGCCCATCGCTGCCGCAATTCAACCAGCCCTATGCCGCGGCACTGCCCCCTCGGCCAGTGGCACAGTTCCCGCCTCAAAGCCCTCAAATGAACCCAGCCTATGCAAACCAAGGGGCTTATCCGCCGCAGCAGCAGCCATCCTACCCAACGGCGACGGGGGCACCTCAACAATACCCTTCTCAGCAGCAACCACAATATGCTCAACAGAGCGTGCCCCAGGCTTACCCACCGAACTCACCACCGCCTAAGCCGTATCCACCTTCGCCAGCTTATCAACAACAGCCGGCTGCTCAGCCTGTGCAGTTCCCTCCACCGGCAGGCGGAGTAGCGCAGTATGCTGCGATGCCGCCTTCCCCAATCAAGCCGGGAGTCCAGGGGTACAACGGCGCGGCTCAGGGCATTCCAATGCAGCCGAACATGATGGGCAGCGTCAACACCGAAGGATGGAGGACGGGGCTGTTTGATTGCATGGACGACCCCATGAACA CCGCTATAACGTTCTTCTTCCCATGCTTGACCTTCGGCCAGGTCGCAGAGATCACTGACAACGGCACGACTT CTTGTGCGATGGGTGCACTGATGTACGGGCTGATCGGCGCCTTCATCGGGATGCCATGCATCTACTCGTGCATGTACCGGTCGAAGCTCAGGAATAAGTTTGGGCTGGTGGAGTCGCCTGCGCCGGATTGGATCGTCCACTGCCTGTGCGAGCCCTGTGCTCTTTGCCAAGAGTACAGAGAACTTAACCGCCGAGGCTGGGACCCCTCCATTG GATGGTTGGGCAACGTTCAAAAACAACAGCGGATGCAGCAGCAGCCGCAGGTAGCTATGGTGCCCCCGATGAATCAAACAATGATGGCTTGA